Proteins encoded together in one Heliomicrobium undosum window:
- the rsmG gene encoding 16S rRNA (guanine(527)-N(7))-methyltransferase RsmG encodes MIETKETVKFTQWDSEQVLRFRQQVQKGLQDWGIAVSPELIDRCTVYAEVMLATNAHLNLTAITDPDGVAEKHFVDSLSPLLLNLSDAPISVIDVGTGAGFPGLPLSLIRPQWRVTLLDSLQKRCRFLSETTERLGLTNVQVLHGRAEDSARNLLLRDKYSIVFSRAVARLPVLLELCLPFVTLGGSFIALKGPDGPAEVEEAKTALRLLGGELEQVKSIALPLSGDRRTLIIVRKQKPTNAAYPRKAGIPNRKPLL; translated from the coding sequence TTGATTGAAACGAAGGAAACAGTCAAGTTCACCCAGTGGGATAGCGAACAGGTTCTTCGCTTCCGTCAGCAGGTACAAAAGGGTCTTCAAGATTGGGGGATCGCCGTTTCGCCGGAATTGATCGACCGGTGTACAGTCTATGCCGAGGTGATGCTGGCAACGAATGCCCATTTGAACCTTACAGCAATCACCGATCCGGATGGTGTGGCGGAAAAGCATTTCGTCGATTCTTTGAGTCCGTTATTATTGAACCTATCGGATGCGCCTATCTCTGTAATCGATGTGGGGACAGGCGCAGGGTTTCCCGGCTTGCCACTTTCTTTGATCAGGCCGCAATGGCGGGTCACGCTTCTCGATTCACTGCAAAAGCGATGCCGTTTTTTAAGTGAAACGACGGAGAGATTAGGATTGACGAATGTGCAGGTTCTTCACGGCCGGGCGGAGGATAGCGCTCGCAACCTGCTATTGCGAGATAAGTACTCGATCGTCTTCAGTCGCGCTGTCGCTCGGCTTCCTGTACTTCTGGAATTGTGTCTTCCTTTTGTTACCTTGGGGGGAAGTTTTATCGCCTTAAAAGGACCTGACGGCCCTGCCGAGGTGGAGGAAGCTAAAACGGCATTGCGTTTGCTCGGCGGTGAGCTTGAACAGGTTAAGTCGATCGCTTTACCGCTTTCGGGAGATCGGCGTACGCTGATTATTGTCCGCAAGCAGAAGCCCACAAATGCGGCATATCCACGAAAAGCCGGAATTCCCAATCGTAAACCTTTGCTGTAA